The following coding sequences are from one Acomys russatus chromosome 16, mAcoRus1.1, whole genome shotgun sequence window:
- the Efcab3 gene encoding EF-hand calcium-binding domain-containing protein 3: MAVSRIKTTLKLKPLKTPVFYKRDRDLRGSFPGYLQHRGSKLSPAQLEAFRNAYNFFTKDKSGCIDSHGLMCTLAKLGMNLNTYDIFNELKCADLDRDGKINFSDFIKVLTDKKLFIKAVVPEKKMCLDFANNPGILLFEILSKLVETSALHRKDIIEIVSYFRRKFQETSSEMLWSPYGKRGLKADICSPPRSSTAAFANSARISIMKERDLYKFLEVLKQCDLRSDSPYSKIPVFPLFPDVDGVVMGKPFKDLQKLEMLRKKEPLNFFEDYFFNKRDWKTQASNVKPLKSASGYSDDILAIDHLFKKKQHWTVSDAAAIKQHVKRATDSYNLGIALEHRKEMLNLWRKIRGDLIGIESSNESFYNTFSTYTWSWNVCQELLSAKDLRLHDAYVNRSSSSTSGLSSPSDFSECDLDAGRKGKRKGFRGFRQ; the protein is encoded by the exons ATGGCAGTTTCGAGAATTAAAACAACACTGAAGCTGAAGCCCCTAAAAACACCTGTTTTTTACAAGAG AGATAGAGACTTACGAGGATCTTTTCCAGGCTACCTACAACACAGAGGATCGAAGCTGAGCCCTGCACAACTGGAAG CCTTCCGTAATGCTTACAACTTCTTCACCAAGGATAAAAGTGGCTGTATTGACTCACATGGCTTGATGTGCACATTAGCTAAACTGGGGATGAATCTAAACACGTATGATATCTTTAATGAATTGAAATGTGCTGATCTTGACA GGGACGGTAAGATCAACTTCTCAGATTTTATCAAGGTGCTGACAGATAAGAAACTCTTTATCAAGGCTGTGG ttccagaaaagaaaatgtgtttagaTTTTGCTAACAACCCAGGGATCTTATTGTTTGAAATCCTTTCAAAACTCGTGGAGACTTCAGCCCTGCACAGAAAGGATATTATCGAGATAGTGAG ctatTTCCGAAGAAAATTCCAGGAAACCAGCTCAGAAATGCTGTGGAGTCCATATGGAAAAAGGGGCTTAAAGGCAGACATATGCAGTCCTCCGCGCTCAAGCACTGCTGCCTTCGCCAACTCTGCCAGGATctcaataatgaaagaaagagattTGTATAAGTTTCTTGAAGTACTCAAGC agTGTGATCTCCGTTCGGATAGCCCATACTCAAAAATACCTGTCTTTCCGTTGTTTCCTGACGTGGATGGGGTGGTGATGGGAAAGCCGTTCAAAGACTTACAGAAGTTAGAGATGCTGAGGAAAAAGGAGCCCCTTAATTTCTTTGAAGATTactttttcaataaaagagaCTGGAAAACACAG GCTTCGAATGTGAAACCTCTCAAGTCTGCCTCGGGCTACTCAGATGACATCCTGGCCATTGACCACCTATTCAAGAAAAAGCAGCACTGGACAGTATCTGACGCGGCTGCTATCAAACAGCAC GTGAAGAGAGCCACAGACTCCTATAACTTAGGAATCGCCCTTGAGCACCGGAAGGAGATGCTGAATCTCTGGAGAAAGATCCGAGGGGACCTGATTGGGATCGAGAGCAGCAACGAGTCCTTTTACAACACCTTCTCCACCTACACGTGGTCCTGGAACGTCTGCCAGGAGCTGCTCTCCGCCAAGGACCTGCGGCTGCACGATGCCTACGTGAACAGGAGCTCCTCCAGCACCTCGGGACTGTCCTCCCCCTCAGACTTCAGCGAGTGCGACCTGGAcgcagggaggaaagggaaacgGAAAGGTTTCAGAGGGTTCCGGCAATGA